A single window of Aphidius gifuensis isolate YNYX2018 linkage group LG1, ASM1490517v1, whole genome shotgun sequence DNA harbors:
- the LOC122860850 gene encoding transmembrane protein 184B isoform X2 — MMINTTTMADAAVSTIASVIDNVTPTNVGIVTSTIKNIGTIEPTPIFLQTKSAQFISGVFVWISLFLTCQQIYQHLRWYTNPSEQRWIVRILFIVPIYATYSWISLLFFNNESYYVYFFTVRDCYEAFVIYNFLSLCYEYLGGEGNIMSEIRGKPIRSNCLYGTWCLVEKTYTIGFLRFCKQATLQFCLVKPVMAFVIIILQSFGHYRDGDWSPDGGYIYITVIYNISVSLALYGLFLFYFATKDLLTPFEPVLKFCTVKSVIFLSFWQGVMLAVFEKANIISPVIDSMGHSATSAGTVSAGYQNFLICIEMLFAAIALRYAFPYQVYAAGCVTDSRGRSVTMQSISSSLKETMNPKDIMTDAIHNFHPQYQQYTQYSSDVNTALPYEKL, encoded by the exons ATGATgataaatacaacaacaatggcAGATGCAGCAGTATCAACAATTGCATCTGTTATTGATAATGTAACACCAACAAATGTTGGTATTGTAACaagtacaattaaaaatattggcaCAATTGAACCAACaccaatatttttacaaacaaaatcaGCACAATTTATTTCTGGAGTATTTGTTTGGATTTCACTATTTTTAACTTGCCAACAg atttatcaacatttaaGGTGGTACACAAATCCATCTGAACAAAGATGGATtgttagaattttatttattgtaccaATATATGCAACTTACTCATGGATATCattgctattttttaataatgaaagttattatgtttatttttttactgtacGTGATTGTTATGAGGCATTTGTGATATATAATTTCTTATCATTGTGCTATGAGTATCTTGGTGGTGAGGGTAATATTATGTCAGAAATACGTGGTAAACCAATACgttcaaattgtttatatgGTACATGGTGTCTTGTTGAAAAAACTTATACAATTGGATTTTTACGTTTTTGTAAACAAGCAACATTACAATTTTGTCTTGTTAAACCAGTTATGGCATttgtcataataattttacaatcatTTGGACATTATCGTGATGGTGATTGGTCACCAGATGGtggttatatttatataactgTTATCTATAATATCAGTGTATCACTTGCACTGtatggattatttttattttattttgcaacaAAAGATCTTTTAACACCATTTGAACCAGTTCTTAAATTTTGTACTGTAAAAAGTGtcatatttttgtcattttggcaag gtGTTATGCTAGCTGTATTTGAAAAAGCAAATATTATATCACCAGTTATTGATAGTATGGGACATTCAGCAACAAGTGCTGGTACAGTATCAGCTggttatcaaaattttttaatttgcattGAAATGTTATTTGCTGCAATTGCATTACGTTATGCATTCCCTTATCAAGTCTACGCAGCTGGCTGTGTCACTGACTCCAGGGGTCGAAGTGTCACCATGCAAAGTATCAGCAGTAGTTTAAAG GAGACTATGAATCCAAAAGATATCATGACAGATGCAATCCATAATTTCCATCCTCAGTATCAGCAGTACACTCAGTACAGCTCAg acGTCAATACCGCCTTGCCGTATGAAAAGCTGTGA